Genomic window (Arctopsyche grandis isolate Sample6627 chromosome 5, ASM5162203v2, whole genome shotgun sequence):
GATCCTCACGGTACCGTTCTGCGGCAAGCTATAAGTCTCATCACAATGCGAGCAATGCAAACGTGCCGGCTTAGCCTAAAACACAAAGCGCATTCAAAACAAACTCAAACTTAACTACGAtcaaatacaaacacacaataTACACCTGGATATACTTCATATACCGCCTGCACTTTCCACACCTGGAATGAGCCTTACCGCTCGAGCTCAACGGTGAAAACGACACTTCGAACAGTTGATCCATAGCTTCGATGTTCAGAACAAAGTACTGGAACTTCCTGCGGAAGATCTCGGTAGTGTGACGGAGCACGGCCTTAAAATCGGCTTCACCGCAAGAAATCAGATTCAACTGTTCCTCAACTGCCGAACGCATCGTCGGCAAAACCAACTCGGGATCGATCTGAAGATTAACCACTCGTATAAAACAAACTATCGACTATTGAAAATATGCAtccatgtatatttttatagtacCTTTTGATATCCATGCACTAAGACTATACCCAGTGTGGTGGGTGTGAGCTTTCTTCCTCCACCAACAGTGACGTAGTTCCGTTGGCAAATGTTATTGATGTGAACTGGGATCGATGCGTCAGTACCGATTCCGTGCTTCTCCATTAGAGTGATCAGCTCCGATTCCGTCAAGTAGTCGGGTGGTGAAGTTTGACATTCGACAAGTCTACTATCATGAATGGAAATGGCTTCGTCTAGTTTCAAATCCGGAATATATTCGTTTTTGCCGAAAGCCTATAATGAATTCATATTATCGGCATACAAAGATAATTCATTAACTGTATTACGAATGACAAAATTATCACCTTcattacacacatatatagTACCGGGCATTGAAATCGCATCACctctaaatattttgaattctcgGAATTTCTCAGTATAAGTCCCCTACTTTCTaaaatactcttttttttttttaatcaaaaagatAGTATTTCGAATATTTTGAGGTATTCTATGAAGTTCTTGTGCAAATTTCGAGTGAGTGACTACGATTTTCATTAACATGTCAGATTTTGTCAAACTTGACGTGGCGAAAAAATGGCAAATAATTTCGCTCTCTTCAAGAGAATAGTCCAGACGAAAAATTACGTTACAAGTGTAGCAAGTGTCCTCAAAAATTATCGAGAAACGGGATCCATAAATCGCAAGCCAGGTAGTTTTGGCGTAAAAAAACAACCCCCCAAAGAGATCGGATGATAAAACGTTCGTGTTTAAGCGATCGCTTCAAAACTGCCCAGGATATTAGAGGAGAATTTAGACAAAGGACTGGAAAATACATCATCATCGAAATTATAAGGAGACGACTTCGACAAGCAGGACTTTGTGCACGACGACCAGCATAAAAGCCCTTTAATAACGGCAGTTATTCGGAAAAAAAACGGTTTGATTGGGAAAACTTTCACAAAATTTGGAGAATTGGGAGAATGTAATGTTAACTGACGAGAGCAAGTTTAATCTTTGGGATTCCGATGAAATAAACTGGGTGAGGAGATAGCCAAATGAACGTTTCGGTGATCAGTGTGTTACGAGAACAATTAAAAACCGGGCAGATGATATGGCCAAATGATATGGGGATGTTTTTCGTATTACGGCATGACAGCACTCCATTTTGTCAATGACACAATGAAGACTATGAAAAAATTTTGGAAACATGTTTACCGCCTTCCATTGAGCAACATCTTTCGAAGTCTACCGACTTCATATTCCTGGACGATTACACCTTGTCATCGGGCAAAAAgggtatttattgtatttaaaataagtgattgatACCATCAAACAAgtataataacattttattaagtttgcaccgctattttttatacacacaaAGGAATACAAAGAGAAAGTCAGTATTCGTCACTACATTGGCAAGCATTAGTCCAGACTTACACGAAAATTTATGGGCCATCATAAAGCAAAGGGTACAAAAACAACACCATGGGACAAATGATGAGTTAAAAAACTATTGAAACTGTATGGTTTGCAGAAATTTCGGACGAAATGCTAAAATAATCGTACTGTCCATGCTGTGTTGAGGCCTTCATATAAGCAAAAGGAAGGTCTACTAAATATtagattgttatttattattgtctTAAGTCAATTAcctttgtattttaattcatagaaaaatatacatatactataatattattttagttaaaaatttgaaatagataaaaaaaacccTATTgtacatggttttttttaattcttatctCGTCTTAATctaacctttgaaggacagagcgtcgagatcgaacgagtgtcccgaaccggggtcgaatAAGACcccagattttttttcatcaaaatacagcttttctcaatacaaataggttcaatatatatcttattaatcattttatacatcaacataaaaaagttttagtcctatagcatgtttttgactataacgacaagcatcaacacgcaaacgcacataggcaaggccaacaggcgactgcacgactcaatagcctcgcgccaaaagcgacgaaaacaatagcttacgaaaatataaagctgtctctttctctcgcattgattcatcgatcaacaagaatatgcaagcgaacagtcaaaaacatgacttatcgctatcgactttaaatcatactttggaacgtagaaatgtataaatgtatttttttacgatgtaccccttttttaAAACatgcaaaatctattaaaacaaatttcttgtagttcattctgtATATAGccgtgtatagctttgaaaaccacatagttattacgaaaaacgtaaaaattggggcacttgcataccccacttcggtgagggaggtgATGCGATTTCAATGCCCGTTACTGTATTACAATCAGATGATTATTTGagtcgtacatatgtatctaatacgTCCAAAATTAAAGAAGATGGTGATAATTTTGAAACTAGATTACAGATGATGTTTGAACAAACCTGCCAATGCATGACTCCAGTATAACCAGGATCCAACAGAGTATTTCCAGTGTACGTAAATATTTCCATGCCGACTTTGAACGTCAACGTAGTAGACAAATACGTACAATCCTTCGACAAAGTCGCTATGAAATGTCTCGTAATGTAGTCGTAAAGCCTCCAAGAATCATTATCCAAGTCGGATTCCACTAACAAAACAACAACAGTATTAAAAATTGCATCCAAAAAACGGCGAGTATTCATCAGCATATTATACTAACACGCAGGTTTCATCGGAGTGATCGGAGGATGATCACCGGCATCGTGACCTTTCTTCGGCTTGTTAATACCATCAGCCAACAGCTGCCTGACATCGGCACCCCACTTAGCGGAGTTCTGCTGCAGCTTCAAAGAACCTCTACAAAAGTCATCACATCAAAATACACCCAGACAAAAAGCATACCGAATAAAATcaacattataaaaaaacaaacatcaGATCAAAATTCTCCGAATAACTCGTAGTCTCCGTACGAGGGTACGAAATATAACCTTGAATATACAACTTTTCGGCGATCTGCATTGCATGATGCGGACCCATACCGAGACCGGCAGAAGCGACCCTCATCAACTCGACAGTGTTCAAAGCACTCGGACGAGGCTTTGCCTTCTCCTTCGACGATATATCGGTGATTCTAAAATcaacgaaaaaataaacaataatacaaAGATACAAAATTGAAGCAAATATTGTTTTGATTGAGATGCGTACACAGCTTCAGTGTGTTCCTTAATGCCGGCCAGAAACATGTTGGCGACGTCTTTTTCGAAGCATCGTACTCGTTTCCAATCCAGCGGCAGTTCCCGACCTTCGAGAGTGCGCACGGTCACACCGACTACCCAATACAGTTCCGGTTTAAACGTTTGGATATCGTCGTGACGCTGCACGCAAAATCCCAACGTTGGCGTTTGACAAGGACCATATGAGATCAGAGATGCGTCCAAATCTCCATATCGACCTATATAAGAATTCGTTAATGTTTAAACATATGATCATATATGAATACAGTGGCGGATACATATGCggagccgccagcccgcacgcTATGTCAAACGAGATGGGTTGAGCGACATGATGCTATTATTCAATTCGCAGCTGATCTCGGAACAGTTTGCAAAGTTCTTGAAGAGATACAGTGTTGGAGGGATAGAATAACGGCTGCCAAAGCCAATATTCTCCTTTGAGCTCTCTCTAATTGCGAGTTTATTATCACGTCAGCAAAATCCTAGCATGGACGTCGcgatggcaaaagcaaaattaGCTT
Coding sequences:
- the Top3beta gene encoding DNA topoisomerase 3-beta isoform X1 — its product is MRSALMVAEKPSLAAALATILSDGRAITNKSSNSSCAVHEWTGTFKSESVRFKMSSVCGHVMSLDFPGKFNNWDRVDPVTLFECPTEKKEAVPRMRIPAFLSQEARNCDFLILWLDCDKEGENICFEVMSAVESSINGDVYSPSVTFRAKFSAITDKDIKAAMVNLGRPNENEARSVDARQELDLRIGCAFTRFQTKFFQGRYGDLDASLISYGPCQTPTLGFCVQRHDDIQTFKPELYWVVGVTVRTLEGRELPLDWKRVRCFEKDVANMFLAGIKEHTEAVITDISSKEKAKPRPSALNTVELMRVASAGLGMGPHHAMQIAEKLYIQGYISYPRTETTSYSENFDLIGSLKLQQNSAKWGADVRQLLADGINKPKKGHDAGDHPPITPMKPALESDLDNDSWRLYDYITRHFIATLSKDCTYLSTTLTFKVGMEIFTYTGNTLLDPGYTGVMHWQAFGKNEYIPDLKLDEAISIHDSRLVECQTSPPDYLTESELITLMEKHGIGTDASIPVHINNICQRNYVTVGGGRKLTPTTLGIVLVHGYQKIDPELVLPTMRSAVEEQLNLISCGEADFKAVLRHTTEIFRRKFQYFVLNIEAMDQLFEVSFSPLSSSGKAHSRCGKCRRYMKYIQAKPARLHCSHCDETYSLPQNGTVRIYKELKCPLDDFELLSWSAGTKGRSFPFCPYCFNHPPFRDMKKGFGCNSCTHPTCGHSVNSLGVSSCVECPTGVLALDPSAAPKWKLGCNRCDVIIQLFEEATKVTVEEASCECGAQMVSVEYKQDRTKLPKGQAEMTGCVFCEPAFSSLVEKQRAVAARVGGAPSRGRGGGSRGGRARHKHKAKPPKDKMAQLAAYFV
- the Top3beta gene encoding DNA topoisomerase 3-beta isoform X2, producing the protein MRSALMVAEKPSLAAALATILSDGRAITNKSSNSSCAVHEWTGTFKSESVRFKMSSVCGHVMSLDFPGKFNNWDRVDPVTLFECPTEKKEAVPRMRIPAFLSQEARNCDFLILWLDCDKEGENICFEVMSAVESSINGDVYSPSVTFRAKFSAITDKDIKAAMVNLGRPNENEARSVDARQELDLRIGCAFTRFQTKFFQGRYGDLDASLISYGPCQTPTLGFCVQRHDDIQTFKPELYWVVGVTVRTLEGRELPLDWKRVRCFEKDVANMFLAGIKEHTEAVITDISSKEKAKPRPSALNTVELMRVASAGLGMGPHHAMQIAEKLYIQGYISYPRTETTSYSENFDLIGSLKLQQNSAKWGADVRQLLADGINKPKKGHDAGDHPPITPMKPALESDLDNDSWRLYDYITRHFIATLSKDCTYLSTTLTFKVGMEIFTYTGNTLLDPGYTGVMHWQAFGKNEYIPDLKLDEAISIHDSRLVECQTSPPDYLTESELITLMEKHGIGTDASIPVHINNICQRNYVTVGGGRKLTPTTLGIVLVHGYQKIDPELVLPTMRSAVEEQLNLISCGEADFKAVLRHTTEIFRRKFQYFVLNIEAMDQLFEVSFSPLSSSGKAHSRCGKCRRYMKYIQAKPARLHCSHCDETYSLPQNGTVRIYKELKCPLDDFELLSWSAGTKGRSFPFCPYCFNHPPFRDMKKGFGCNSCTHPTCGHSVNSLGVSSCVECPTGVLALDPSAAPKWKLGCNRCDVIIQLFEEATKVTVEEASCECGAQMVSVEYKQDRTKLPKGQAEMTGCVFCEPAFSSLVEKQRAVAARVGGAPSRGRGGGSPKPPKDKMAQLAAYFV